A single Capsicum annuum cultivar UCD-10X-F1 unplaced genomic scaffold, UCD10Xv1.1 ctg83390, whole genome shotgun sequence DNA region contains:
- the LOC124895656 gene encoding CASP-like protein 5C3: MDKLPGSMGTSAGLVLRVGQAVFSVGSVLFMCYDVSFFISSDAPFWFLVTTMGLVTPWSLGLAMIDAYLMLAKRPSNKPRVLSAVVIGDWVLSVLSLAVSCSTASVADYLIAYGSADCTNGICGRYQLSAAMAFLTWIFLLVSLLFNLWFLPTLY, encoded by the exons ATGGACAAACTGCCGGGGTCTATGGGTACGAGTGCTGGTTTAGTTCTGAGAGTAGGACAGGCAGTTTTCTCTGTTGGTTCAGTTCTTTTCATGTGTTATGATGTTTCTTTCTTCATCTCCAGCGACGCTCCTTTCTG GTTTTTGGTGACAACCATGGGTTTGGTAACACCATGGAGCTTGGGATTGGCAATGATCGATGCATATTTAATGTTGGCTAAACGCCCATCTAATAAGCCCAGAGTATTGTCAGCTGTTGTTATAGGAGATTGG GTGCTTTCGGTTCTGTCACTGGCTGTGTCATGTTCCACAGCTAGTGTGGCTGATTATCTGATTGCTTATGGTAGTGCAGACTGCACCAATGGTATATGTGGACGATATCAACTCTCTGCTGCCATGGCTTTCTTGACTTGGATTTTTTTATTGGTGTCTTTGCTTTTCAATCTGTGGTTTCTTCCTACCTTATACTAG